In a genomic window of Myxococcaceae bacterium JPH2:
- a CDS encoding sodium:proton exchanger, producing MQALLVFLAIAALSLLASSRALLDPGRHPALAQLAASGLLFLVFGTLLGPSGVAVLTPVNLESLRPLVALGLGTAGVILGLNLEPRVLRLLPRPVYAAALAHAGTAFFFVAVPLSVPLLLWMDFPSQAAVGAAALLGAAASLSSGHFAVLGHRSGRLERARGLGVALLTMMDDAVGLGVLALALVLGAASSVPEGVALVGLALLLGVLCGALLAFLTYSLKDPAELTTVTLGMVALVGGAAAYLRVSPLLAGVACGATLALVGGRAVDRVSRALGRVERPSYLVLVFLVGCQLHARDWQAWALLPAFVVLRFMGKMLGGKLAQRLTVGLLDLPPKLGNALISQGGLALCLVADFSLLVPGTLSQRVFDVVAVGAVVNEMLAHRAFRQVAPPRAVKGAPASPGAGGEGVAA from the coding sequence GTGCAAGCGCTGCTCGTCTTCCTCGCCATCGCGGCGCTGTCGCTGCTCGCTTCGAGCCGCGCGCTGCTTGATCCCGGGCGCCACCCTGCGCTCGCGCAGCTCGCCGCCAGCGGACTGCTGTTCCTCGTCTTCGGCACGCTCCTGGGGCCGTCTGGCGTAGCGGTCCTCACGCCGGTGAACCTCGAGTCCTTGCGCCCGCTGGTGGCGCTGGGACTGGGCACCGCGGGGGTCATCCTCGGTCTCAACCTGGAGCCCCGCGTGCTGCGGCTGTTGCCTCGGCCCGTGTACGCGGCGGCGCTCGCGCATGCGGGCACGGCCTTCTTCTTCGTGGCGGTGCCGCTGTCGGTGCCGCTGCTGCTGTGGATGGACTTCCCGTCGCAGGCGGCGGTGGGCGCGGCGGCGCTGCTCGGCGCGGCGGCGAGCCTCTCCTCCGGGCACTTCGCGGTGCTGGGCCACCGCAGCGGGCGCCTGGAGCGCGCGCGCGGCCTGGGCGTGGCGCTGCTCACGATGATGGACGATGCCGTGGGCCTGGGCGTGCTGGCGCTGGCGTTGGTGCTGGGCGCGGCCTCTAGCGTGCCGGAGGGCGTGGCGCTGGTGGGGCTGGCGTTGCTCCTCGGCGTGCTGTGCGGCGCGCTGCTGGCGTTCCTCACGTACTCGCTGAAGGACCCGGCTGAGCTGACCACGGTGACGCTGGGCATGGTGGCGCTGGTGGGCGGCGCGGCGGCGTACCTGCGCGTATCGCCGCTGCTGGCGGGGGTGGCGTGTGGCGCCACGCTCGCGCTGGTAGGGGGCCGCGCGGTGGACCGCGTGTCTCGCGCGCTGGGGCGGGTGGAGCGGCCCTCGTATCTGGTGTTGGTGTTCCTGGTCGGGTGTCAGCTGCACGCACGGGACTGGCAGGCCTGGGCGCTCCTGCCCGCGTTCGTGGTGCTGCGGTTCATGGGGAAGATGCTGGGCGGCAAGCTGGCGCAGCGCCTTACGGTGGGGCTGTTGGATCTGCCGCCGAAGCTGGGCAACGCGCTCATCTCTCAGGGCGGTTTGGCGCTGTGCCTCGTCGCTGACTTCTCCTTGCTGGTCCCTGGAACGCTGTCCCAACGCGTCTTCGACGTGGTGGCGGTGGGCGCGGTGGTCAACGAGATGCTCGCGCATCGCGCCTTCCGGCAGGTGGCGCCGCCTCGCGCGGTGAAGGGCGCTCCCGCGTCTCCGGGCGCGGGTGGGGAAGGGGTGGCGGCATGA
- a CDS encoding general stress protein, whose protein sequence is MSDKDNKGSMTVAEAGRKGGETVRNERGREFYETIGRKGGATVKAERGRSFYEEIGRKGGETVKAERGAKFYEEIGKKGGDRVKATRGPNFYEEIGRKGGQKVKKLIEEGKRAARAAMAAQEGAAAPASQESATPAAPPESTGPSGNE, encoded by the coding sequence ATGTCGGACAAGGACAACAAGGGCAGCATGACGGTGGCCGAAGCGGGCCGAAAGGGTGGCGAGACGGTCCGCAACGAACGAGGTCGTGAGTTCTACGAGACCATCGGCCGCAAGGGCGGCGCGACGGTGAAGGCCGAGCGCGGTCGCTCCTTCTACGAGGAGATCGGCCGCAAGGGCGGCGAGACCGTGAAGGCCGAGCGCGGCGCGAAGTTCTACGAGGAGATCGGCAAGAAGGGCGGCGATCGCGTGAAGGCGACGCGAGGGCCGAACTTCTACGAGGAGATTGGCCGCAAGGGTGGGCAGAAGGTGAAGAAGCTCATCGAAGAGGGCAAGCGCGCGGCTCGCGCCGCGATGGCCGCACAGGAAGGCGCGGCGGCGCCCGCGTCGCAGGAAAGCGCGACCCCAGCGGCTCCTCCGGAGTCGACTGGCCCCAGCGGCAACGAGTGA
- a CDS encoding TVP38/TMEM64 family protein, translating to MLRLLGPDFVDQRRLHELLLPLGAAAPWAYIAFLAVRPLTLLPGQVLTAVGGMMFGTLAATLYSLTGSFLSATLLFMLARKLGTGPMKRLAGGKYPALMRVARRHDFHFSLLACINPLCPTDVTLIASAASGARFWPTVGGMMLGTLPGTFLTAQFGSGLAQGRAVMTGVSAAGLVLSLCLGTVFGRRIYKEFNEAPEVERTEGKVPLTSTP from the coding sequence ATGCTCCGGCTGCTGGGGCCGGACTTCGTCGATCAGCGACGCCTCCACGAGCTGCTCCTGCCCCTGGGTGCCGCAGCGCCATGGGCATACATCGCGTTCCTGGCGGTGCGCCCGCTCACGCTGCTGCCAGGGCAGGTCCTGACCGCGGTGGGCGGCATGATGTTTGGAACGCTCGCCGCGACCCTCTATTCACTAACGGGCAGCTTCCTGTCCGCCACGCTGCTCTTCATGCTGGCTCGTAAGCTGGGCACGGGGCCGATGAAGCGCTTGGCCGGCGGGAAGTATCCAGCGCTGATGCGCGTGGCCCGACGCCATGACTTTCATTTCAGCCTGCTCGCCTGCATCAACCCCTTGTGTCCCACCGACGTGACGCTCATCGCGAGCGCGGCGAGCGGCGCGCGCTTCTGGCCCACGGTGGGCGGGATGATGCTGGGCACGCTGCCGGGCACGTTCCTCACCGCGCAGTTCGGCAGTGGACTGGCACAAGGGCGCGCCGTGATGACCGGCGTGTCCGCGGCGGGGCTCGTGCTGTCACTGTGTCTGGGCACCGTCTTCGGCCGGCGCATCTACAAGGAATTCAACGAGGCCCCCGAGGTCGAGCGCACCGAGGGCAAGGTGCCGCTGACCTCCACGCCCTGA
- a CDS encoding DUF4833 domain-containing protein yields MDRVASTLRTTWTGLAAALLLACPFVASAAAPTTPSSVFFISRSENRNQVHYGLRLGEGCRPIGASPVYAYWRMLERGESEVEDLLSVEGPVYGVADTQAVESTTEGWRVQFRLRAFADRPIEFSVTAVNGQCAVQAWTNMSGKRAQLEHIFVKTSWPFSIDFVRLDGVGPDGQPMRELIRG; encoded by the coding sequence ATGGACCGGGTGGCTTCGACTCTCAGGACGACATGGACCGGACTCGCGGCGGCGCTCCTCCTCGCCTGCCCCTTCGTCGCGAGCGCCGCGGCCCCCACCACGCCCAGCTCCGTGTTCTTCATCTCCCGCAGCGAGAACCGCAACCAGGTCCACTACGGCCTCCGCCTGGGCGAGGGCTGCCGCCCCATTGGCGCCAGCCCCGTCTACGCGTACTGGCGCATGTTGGAGCGCGGCGAGTCCGAGGTGGAGGACCTGCTGAGCGTCGAGGGGCCCGTGTACGGCGTCGCCGACACGCAGGCGGTGGAGAGCACGACCGAGGGCTGGCGCGTCCAGTTCCGGCTGCGCGCCTTCGCGGATCGCCCCATCGAGTTCTCCGTCACGGCGGTCAACGGGCAGTGCGCCGTGCAGGCCTGGACGAACATGTCCGGCAAGCGCGCGCAGCTCGAGCACATCTTCGTGAAGACGTCCTGGCCCTTCTCCATCGACTTCGTGCGACTGGATGGCGTGGGCCCGGACGGTCAGCCGATGCGCGAACTCATCCGCGGCTGA
- a CDS encoding 8-oxo-dGTP diphosphatase, giving the protein MAYTPIIATLGYVLSPDGQRVLLIHRNARPDDAHFGKYNGLGGKLERTEDVAVCMRRELREEAGIECTRMSLRGTVSWPGFGKKGEDWLGFVFRVDAFEGTPLERNPEGTLSWVPVADILTLNLWDGDRHFIPLVFDADPRPFHGVMPYAEGRAMSWSFTRL; this is encoded by the coding sequence ATGGCCTACACCCCCATCATCGCGACGCTGGGCTACGTGCTGTCTCCGGATGGCCAGCGGGTGCTGCTCATCCACCGCAACGCGCGGCCGGACGACGCGCACTTCGGCAAGTACAACGGCCTGGGCGGCAAGCTGGAGCGCACCGAGGACGTGGCGGTGTGCATGCGCCGGGAGCTGCGCGAGGAGGCCGGCATCGAGTGCACGCGCATGTCGCTGCGGGGCACGGTGAGCTGGCCTGGGTTCGGGAAGAAGGGCGAGGACTGGCTCGGGTTCGTCTTCCGCGTGGACGCCTTCGAGGGAACGCCCCTGGAGCGCAACCCCGAGGGCACGCTGTCCTGGGTGCCCGTCGCGGACATCCTGACGTTGAACCTCTGGGATGGGGACCGGCACTTCATCCCGCTCGTGTTCGACGCGGATCCGCGTCCCTTCCACGGGGTGATGCCCTACGCCGAGGGCCGCGCGATGAGCTGGAGCTTCACGCGGCTGTGA
- a CDS encoding ABC transporter permease has translation MIRPLIAKELRDQRPFLWLSLFFLAVEVITSLWTEPLGFSPYAETFVERFKVGGDLSTMTFVLAFALGTGLLVREQDDRTLEFLDALPTSRGMLFTVKLGVALGLVLLYPLGLTAWTLVEHGLSRTSLDAGLHVDLLLVGSVLRIIQALAVLSLALALAPLRRLSWTALAVLMMALSLWQDRVPWLAALNPLQLTSPEFEGTRWPWPLEAMAVQLGGSGVLLFIALAQFLGLGQRRLGALLRWLQNSWMSGVVTLATLGLFIAVLARLLGPNAGGAEGGAAPDESPRVRFPVSAVAQAATRYYRFTYPAELRTRAGPLLDAADGVHEQVRQFLGEEPGALIHADLGGSAVHTGGTAYWNTLRMDLAGASDAERARAVLGHETTHVLAHRLVGVASVPKLSRMKLLSEGLATYVETRFFSPSRTSDYQLIAAAARARREVKVEELLEPERLAADRDADWVYPLGRAFVDALVRRYGDGAPARVLAAIGRKDAPEGLDGALAWQDAFQTAGIDLSQVFDDMFAGLDAQVTEQRAFLESLPRPRGVVERQDGRVAVRARLDKSLPSGWRVVCRFRRTERAESYELDGPYAGEGPHWREATDVSEGRIWYQLGIQGPESLILYEPWTLVRVK, from the coding sequence ATGATCCGCCCGCTCATCGCGAAGGAGCTGAGAGACCAACGCCCGTTCCTCTGGCTCTCGTTGTTCTTCCTGGCCGTGGAGGTCATCACCTCGCTGTGGACAGAGCCGCTGGGGTTCAGCCCCTACGCGGAGACGTTCGTCGAGCGCTTCAAGGTGGGCGGGGACCTGTCCACCATGACCTTCGTCCTCGCCTTCGCGCTGGGGACGGGTCTGCTCGTGCGTGAGCAGGATGATCGCACGCTGGAGTTCCTCGACGCGCTGCCCACCTCGCGCGGGATGTTGTTCACCGTGAAGCTGGGCGTCGCGTTGGGTCTGGTGTTGCTGTATCCGCTGGGACTCACGGCCTGGACGCTCGTGGAGCACGGGCTGTCGCGCACCTCGCTCGACGCGGGCCTGCACGTGGATCTGCTGCTGGTTGGCTCGGTGCTGCGCATCATCCAGGCGCTCGCGGTGCTGTCGCTGGCCTTGGCGCTCGCGCCGCTGCGGCGACTGTCGTGGACCGCGCTGGCGGTGCTGATGATGGCGCTGAGCCTCTGGCAGGATCGCGTGCCGTGGCTCGCCGCGCTCAACCCGCTCCAGCTCACCTCGCCGGAGTTCGAGGGGACGCGCTGGCCGTGGCCCCTGGAGGCCATGGCTGTCCAACTCGGGGGCTCGGGCGTGCTGCTGTTCATCGCGCTCGCGCAGTTCCTCGGCCTGGGGCAGCGGCGGTTGGGCGCGCTGCTGCGCTGGTTGCAGAACTCGTGGATGAGCGGCGTGGTGACCCTGGCCACACTCGGACTGTTCATCGCGGTGCTCGCGCGGCTGCTCGGCCCCAATGCGGGAGGGGCGGAGGGTGGAGCTGCCCCGGACGAGAGTCCCCGCGTCCGCTTCCCCGTGAGCGCGGTCGCGCAGGCGGCCACGCGCTACTACCGCTTCACGTATCCCGCCGAGCTGCGCACGCGCGCCGGCCCGTTGCTCGATGCGGCGGATGGTGTGCATGAGCAGGTGCGCCAGTTCCTCGGTGAGGAACCTGGCGCCCTCATCCATGCGGACCTCGGCGGCAGCGCGGTGCACACGGGCGGCACGGCCTACTGGAACACCCTGCGGATGGATCTCGCGGGTGCGTCCGACGCGGAGCGAGCGCGCGCGGTGCTCGGTCACGAGACGACGCACGTCCTCGCCCATCGGTTGGTGGGCGTGGCCTCGGTGCCCAAGCTGTCTCGCATGAAGTTGCTCAGCGAGGGGCTGGCCACCTACGTGGAGACGCGCTTCTTCTCGCCGTCGCGGACGTCGGATTATCAACTCATCGCCGCGGCGGCGCGGGCGCGGCGCGAGGTGAAGGTCGAGGAGTTGCTGGAGCCGGAGCGCCTCGCGGCGGACCGGGATGCGGACTGGGTGTATCCACTGGGACGGGCCTTCGTGGACGCGCTCGTGCGGAGATACGGAGATGGCGCGCCGGCCCGCGTGCTCGCCGCGATCGGGCGCAAGGATGCCCCCGAGGGGCTCGACGGCGCGCTCGCGTGGCAGGACGCGTTCCAGACCGCCGGCATCGACTTGTCCCAGGTGTTCGACGACATGTTCGCCGGACTGGACGCGCAGGTGACCGAGCAGCGTGCGTTCTTGGAGTCATTGCCACGCCCGCGCGGTGTGGTGGAACGTCAAGACGGTCGAGTGGCCGTTCGCGCTCGCCTCGACAAGTCGTTGCCGTCCGGCTGGCGTGTAGTCTGCCGCTTCCGGCGGACAGAGCGCGCCGAGTCCTACGAACTGGACGGGCCGTATGCCGGTGAGGGTCCGCACTGGCGCGAGGCAACCGACGTCTCAGAGGGTCGTATCTGGTATCAACTCGGCATCCAAGGGCCCGAGTCGCTCATCCTCTATGAGCCCTGGACGTTGGTGCGGGTGAAGTGA